From the Kogia breviceps isolate mKogBre1 chromosome 3, mKogBre1 haplotype 1, whole genome shotgun sequence genome, one window contains:
- the COX5A gene encoding cytochrome c oxidase subunit 5A, mitochondrial isoform X3 — protein MLGAAVRRCSVAAAAVARTSPRGLLHPTPAPGPTAAIQSIRCYSHGSHETDEEFDARWVTYFNKPDIDAWELRKGMNTLVGYDLVPEPKIIDAALRACRRLNDFASAVRILEVVKDKAGPHKEIYPYVIQELRPTLNELGISTPEELGLDKV, from the exons ATGCTAGGCGCCGCTGTCCGCCGCTGCTCGGTAGCAGCAGCCGCAGTCGCCCGGACCAGCCCTCGAGGCCTCCTGCACCCCACTCCGGCCCCCGGCCCCACCGCCG CTATCCAGTCAATTCGCTGCTACTCCCATGGGTCACATGAGACAGATGAGGAGTTTGATGCTCGCTGGGTGACATACTTCAATAAGCCAGATATTGATGCTTGGGAATTGCGTAAAG GGATGAACACCCTTGTTGGCTATGATCTGGTTCCAGAACCCAAAATCATTGATGCTGCTTTGCGGGCATGCAGACGCTTAAATGATTTTGCTAGTGCAGTTCGCATCCTAGAGGTTGTTAAG GACAAAGCAGGACCTCATAAGGAAATCTACCCCTATGTCATCCAGGAACTTAGACCAACTTTAAATGAACTGGGAATCTCCACTCCAGAGGAACTGGGCCTTGACAAAGTGTAA
- the COX5A gene encoding cytochrome c oxidase subunit 5A, mitochondrial isoform X1: MLGAAVRRCSVAAAAVARTSPRGLLHPTPAPGPTAGEVCYHYEMKRFYAIKSQKGLRFLDEAIQGQVKELWRGYLRGLKFAVAIQSIRCYSHGSHETDEEFDARWVTYFNKPDIDAWELRKGMNTLVGYDLVPEPKIIDAALRACRRLNDFASAVRILEVVKDKAGPHKEIYPYVIQELRPTLNELGISTPEELGLDKV; the protein is encoded by the exons ATGCTAGGCGCCGCTGTCCGCCGCTGCTCGGTAGCAGCAGCCGCAGTCGCCCGGACCAGCCCTCGAGGCCTCCTGCACCCCACTCCGGCCCCCGGCCCCACCGCCG GTGAGGTTTGTTATCATTATGAGATGAAGAGGTTTTATGCAATTAAAAGTCAGAAAGGACTAAGATTCTTGGATGAGGCTATCCAAGGTCAAGTGAAAGAGCTCTGGAGGGGTTACCTGAGGGGCCTCAAGTTTGCTGTAG CTATCCAGTCAATTCGCTGCTACTCCCATGGGTCACATGAGACAGATGAGGAGTTTGATGCTCGCTGGGTGACATACTTCAATAAGCCAGATATTGATGCTTGGGAATTGCGTAAAG GGATGAACACCCTTGTTGGCTATGATCTGGTTCCAGAACCCAAAATCATTGATGCTGCTTTGCGGGCATGCAGACGCTTAAATGATTTTGCTAGTGCAGTTCGCATCCTAGAGGTTGTTAAG GACAAAGCAGGACCTCATAAGGAAATCTACCCCTATGTCATCCAGGAACTTAGACCAACTTTAAATGAACTGGGAATCTCCACTCCAGAGGAACTGGGCCTTGACAAAGTGTAA
- the COX5A gene encoding cytochrome c oxidase subunit 5A, mitochondrial isoform X2 — translation MKRFYAIKSQKGLRFLDEAIQGQVKELWRGYLRGLKFAVAIQSIRCYSHGSHETDEEFDARWVTYFNKPDIDAWELRKGMNTLVGYDLVPEPKIIDAALRACRRLNDFASAVRILEVVKDKAGPHKEIYPYVIQELRPTLNELGISTPEELGLDKV, via the exons ATGAAGAGGTTTTATGCAATTAAAAGTCAGAAAGGACTAAGATTCTTGGATGAGGCTATCCAAGGTCAAGTGAAAGAGCTCTGGAGGGGTTACCTGAGGGGCCTCAAGTTTGCTGTAG CTATCCAGTCAATTCGCTGCTACTCCCATGGGTCACATGAGACAGATGAGGAGTTTGATGCTCGCTGGGTGACATACTTCAATAAGCCAGATATTGATGCTTGGGAATTGCGTAAAG GGATGAACACCCTTGTTGGCTATGATCTGGTTCCAGAACCCAAAATCATTGATGCTGCTTTGCGGGCATGCAGACGCTTAAATGATTTTGCTAGTGCAGTTCGCATCCTAGAGGTTGTTAAG GACAAAGCAGGACCTCATAAGGAAATCTACCCCTATGTCATCCAGGAACTTAGACCAACTTTAAATGAACTGGGAATCTCCACTCCAGAGGAACTGGGCCTTGACAAAGTGTAA